The nucleotide sequence GCACTTATATTAACATCGCGAAGGTTGAAGAGATATTTTCAAGGGCACCCAGTACATGTACTAACTAACATGCCAATCAAGCAAGTTTTAACAAAGCCAGAAATATATGGTAGGCTCGCGTTGTGGGCAATGGAGTTAGGCGCCTATGAAATCTCTTACCTTCCATGCAATGCTATAAAAGGCCAAGTTTTGGCGGATTATCTTGCAGAAATGTCTGGTGAGCTGGAGGTAATTAATGAGCGAACAGAGTTAAAGCCAGTGCAGGGCGAGACATGAGATTTATTTACCGATGGAGCCTCATGTGCAGAAGGTGATGGTGTGGGTCTAGTGTTAGCAAACCCAAGCGGTGAGGAACACCATATGCGTTATGCTTCAATTTCGATGTAACAAATAATAAAGTTGAATAGAAGCGTTGCTTGCGGGcttaaatatagcacataaaatgaATGTCACCAAGTTGCGCGCTTTTACGGATTTGCAGCTAGTGGCAAATCAGTTTAGTGGCTCTTTTGACGTACATGACCCCTCAATGCAAAAATATATGAAGTTGTTGCAAGAATCAGTTGTGCGGTTTGAGCATTTTGAACTCGCACAAGTACCAAGGAgtcaaaataagaaagcggatgcatTAAGTAAGTTGGCTGTTTTAACATTTTCACACTTTCAAAAGCAAGTTTGGGTTGAGGAGTTGCCAAACAAATCTATAGATAATGATCTAATGGTTGCGTCTGTTGAAGAAGAACAACCAAACTGGATGGAACCAATTATGCAGTATATCCGCAATGATGTTTTGTTAAATGATAAACCCGAAGCTCGTTTAGTTTGCGAGCGAGCACCAATGTACATCattcaaaatgatattttatatcgtAAGTCATATTGTGTCCCAATGATGCGGTGTGTTGGCCCAATCGAAGCCGAGATCATAGTGGATGAAGTACACAATGGTTCTTGCGCATTACATTCAGGCTATAAAACCGTTGCAGCCaaaattatgcggatgggttacttttggccatcTTTATATCGCGATGTTGCAAAGATTGTTAAGCATTGCAAGAGTTGCCAATGGCATGCGCCATAGAATAGGATGCCAAGGCATGATATGATCCCTGTTAATTCTCCATGGCCAATTCACAAGTGGGCTATTGATATTGTAGGACCATTTCCCGCTAGTCCTGGCAATGTCAAATTCTTAGTCATGGCAATTGACTATTTTACAAAATGGGTTGAGGCTAAAGCGGTTTGCACTATCACTGGAGTGCAAGTGCGTAATTTTGTTTGGGAATATATTGTCTGAAGATTTGGCATTCCATTAGCGATAATGGtgcacaaatagcgaaagatccttttaaaacatggtgcactgatttaaatataGTTCAAAAGTTTACGTCA is from Rutidosis leptorrhynchoides isolate AG116_Rl617_1_P2 chromosome 10, CSIRO_AGI_Rlap_v1, whole genome shotgun sequence and encodes:
- the LOC139870662 gene encoding uncharacterized protein codes for the protein MNVTKLRAFTDLQLVANQFSGSFDVHDPSMQKYMKLLQESVVRFEHFELAQVPRSQNKKADALSKLAVLTFSHFQKQVWVEELPNKSIDNDLMVASVEEEQPNWMEPIMQYIRNDVLLNDKPEARLVCERAPMYIIQNDILYRKSYCVPMMRCVGPIEAEIIVDEVHNGSCALHSGYKTVAAKIMRMGYFWPSLYRDVAKIVKHCKSCQWHAP